In the genome of Trichomycterus rosablanca isolate fTriRos1 chromosome 24, fTriRos1.hap1, whole genome shotgun sequence, one region contains:
- the dusp7 gene encoding dual specificity protein phosphatase 7, translated as MWAKSAAWLQDELRSRRQALLLLDCRSHELYESSHVESAIHLSIPGLMLRRLRKGNLPIRSVIPNDVDKERFSRRCDTDTVLLYDENGDSPAPAPASGPPGPGSGSGSVLALLMQRLREDGCSAYYLEGGFNKFQMEYPELCETSLDLSCPSTSPPASVLGLSGLKISSDGSDGESDREPSSATESDGSPLPSNQPAFPVQILPYLYLGCAKDSANLDILGKYNIKYILNVTPNLPNMFEHDGEFKYKQIPISDHWSQNLSQFFPEAISFIDEARSKKCGILVHCLAGISRSVTVTVAYLMQKLNLSLNDAYDFVKRKKSNISPNFNFMGQLLDFERTLGLNSPACDNRSPADQLFFTTPTNHNVFQLDTLEST; from the exons ATGTGGGCTAAAAGTGCGGCATGGCTGCAGGACGAGCTCCGCTCCCGCCGCCAGGCTCTGCTGCTGCTGGACTGCCGCTCTCACGAGCTCTACGAGTCCTCGCACGTCGAGTCCGCCATTCACCTGTCCATCCCGGGCCTCATGCTGCGGCGCCTGCGCAAAGGGAACCTGCCCATCCGCTCGGTCATCCCCAACGACGTGGACAAGGAGCGCTTCAGCCGCCGCTGCGACACCGACACCGTGCTGCTGTACGACGAGAACGGGGACAGCCCCGCGCCGGCACCGGCCTCCGGACCGCCGGGACCTGGATCGGGGTCGGGCTCGGTTCTGGCGCTTTTGATGCAACGGCTGCGAGAGGATGGCTGCAGTGCTTATTACCTGGAAG gaGGCTTTAATAAGTTTCAGATGGAGTACCCGGAGCTCTGTGAGACCAGTCTGGACCTGTCGTGCCCGAGCACCTCTCCCCCGGCCTCGGTTTTAGGTCTGAGCGGATTGAAGATCAGCTCGGACGGATCGGACGGAGAATCGGACCGCGAGCCCAGCAGCGCCACCGAGTCGGACGGGAGCCCGTTACCCAGCAACCAGCCGGCGTTCCCGGTCCAGATCCTGCCGTACCTGTACCTGGGCTGCGCCAAAGACTCCGCCAACCTGGACATTCTAGGAAAATACAACATCAAGTACATTCTGAACGTCACACCCAACCTGCCCAACATGTTCGAGCACGACGGAGAGTTCAAGTACAAACAGATTCCCATCTCGGATCACTGGAGCCAGAACCTGTCGCAGTTCTTCCCCGAGGCCATCTCCTTCATCG ACGAGGCTCGCTCTAAGAAGTGCGGGATCCTGGTTCACTGTCTGGCGGGAATCAGCCGCTCGGTGACGGTGACGGTGGCGTACCTGATGCAGAAGCTCAACCTGAGCCTGAACGACGCCTACGACTTCGTCAAGCGCAAGAAGTCCAACATCTCGCCCAACTTCAACTTCATGGGGCAGCTGCTGGACTTCGAGAGGACTCTGGGTCTGAACAGCCCCGCCTGCGACAACCGCTCGCCCGCCGACCAGCTCTTCTTCACCACGCCCACCAACCACAACGTGTTCCAGCTGGACACGCTGGAGTCCACGTGA